In Paenibacillus sp. J23TS9, a single genomic region encodes these proteins:
- a CDS encoding GntR family transcriptional regulator gives MSTKAEIMQQLKSEILALNLKPGTILSETALSERFHISRTPLRDVLKQLALESYIDIYPKKGNLVSFIDLDSVEQMIYLRSTLEKEIIKDLAVQMPLRGNVELTQILEKQQVAIQRENAHEAFLEWDDAFHKTLFTLAGREFLWNLIQQYNVHYIRYRRLHLLKREKLEEIRKEHQLMLDCITNHNQESIDQLVHHHLHEDINGRYLQENFADYIKK, from the coding sequence ATGTCCACTAAAGCAGAAATCATGCAGCAATTGAAAAGCGAAATTCTGGCGTTAAACTTGAAACCTGGAACCATCCTCAGCGAAACCGCTTTGTCGGAACGCTTTCACATCTCACGAACTCCCCTGCGCGATGTGCTGAAGCAGTTAGCTTTGGAAAGCTATATCGATATCTATCCCAAAAAGGGAAACTTGGTCTCCTTTATTGATTTGGACTCGGTCGAACAGATGATTTACCTGAGAAGCACACTAGAGAAGGAAATTATCAAAGACCTTGCCGTACAGATGCCTCTAAGAGGCAACGTTGAACTGACACAGATCCTGGAGAAGCAGCAAGTGGCCATCCAACGGGAGAACGCGCATGAGGCTTTTCTCGAGTGGGACGACGCCTTCCATAAAACCTTATTTACTTTGGCAGGTCGTGAATTCCTATGGAACTTGATTCAACAATATAATGTGCATTATATCCGTTACCGCAGGCTGCATTTACTGAAGAGAGAGAAGCTGGAGGAAATCCGGAAGGAGCATCAGTTAATGCTGGATTGTATAACAAACCACAATCAGGAGAGCATCGACCAACTCGTACATCATCACCTGCATGAAGACATCAATGGGCGATATCTTCAAGAGAATTTTGCAGATTATATAAAAAAATGA
- the ruvA gene encoding Holliday junction branch migration protein RuvA: MIDFLRGPVAHLENEYIVLDVQGVGYRVFCPNPFIFAKSEGPVTVYTHHHVREDAMLLFGFPTREEQKLFRKLIDVSGIGPKVALGILAGGTPDHVVTAIYQENITFLTKLPGIGKKTAQRMILDLKDKLDGFGTASMATGLFAIPEPQEGDGSAWSEAREGLKALGYTDPELDRVWLRIKDDTSFGDSVDVLMKKALKLLYAG; encoded by the coding sequence ATGATCGATTTTTTAAGAGGACCTGTCGCTCATCTGGAGAATGAATATATTGTACTTGACGTTCAAGGGGTGGGATACCGCGTATTCTGCCCTAATCCTTTTATATTTGCCAAATCAGAAGGCCCTGTGACAGTATACACGCATCATCATGTGCGTGAGGATGCTATGCTGCTGTTTGGTTTTCCTACCCGTGAAGAGCAGAAGCTGTTCCGCAAGCTGATTGATGTATCCGGTATCGGTCCCAAGGTAGCGCTGGGAATACTCGCTGGAGGTACACCGGATCATGTGGTGACGGCGATTTATCAGGAGAACATTACGTTCCTGACCAAGCTCCCCGGGATCGGCAAGAAAACGGCGCAGCGCATGATCCTGGATTTGAAGGACAAGCTGGACGGATTCGGTACTGCCTCCATGGCTACGGGGCTGTTTGCAATACCGGAGCCGCAGGAAGGGGATGGATCAGCCTGGTCGGAAGCGCGTGAAGGTCTTAAGGCACTCGGCTATACCGATCCGGAGCTGGACCGCGTGTGGCTTAGAATCAAGGATGACACGTCGTTTGGGGATTCGGTGGATGTATTGATGAAGAAGGCGCTTAAGCTGCTCTATGCAGGTTAG
- a CDS encoding BofC C-terminal domain-containing protein, with product MNASRIKKKLQKQWRWWKRRSLTLGLSSLVIAMVWISMYLPDRVQSLLSTKPPVAIETLQYYQQAEAMDDTPEDVNFWKALNKSKEMNEVTVRHSYVCGEEERTLGKLNTDEIYNLLNEHPSWKGQFAGQGKVILNETILDLSPTCKERAYMSLDRDGNLSLFDGPPVQDKVIKTFFQLDINSMESSLPDDALRHLYDGIRIQDIDEYNSVLSTFSDYAREG from the coding sequence GTGAATGCATCTCGGATTAAAAAGAAACTGCAAAAGCAGTGGCGGTGGTGGAAACGCCGTTCGTTAACATTAGGATTATCTTCACTGGTTATCGCAATGGTATGGATCAGCATGTATTTACCGGATAGGGTGCAAAGTCTCCTCAGCACGAAACCTCCAGTAGCCATAGAGACGCTTCAATATTATCAGCAAGCCGAAGCGATGGATGATACGCCGGAGGATGTGAATTTTTGGAAGGCTCTGAACAAGTCCAAGGAAATGAACGAGGTTACGGTGCGGCATAGCTATGTTTGTGGTGAAGAGGAGCGCACTCTCGGGAAATTAAATACGGATGAGATCTACAATCTCCTTAATGAGCATCCATCCTGGAAAGGACAATTCGCCGGACAGGGGAAAGTGATACTGAACGAGACGATTTTGGATCTTTCACCCACCTGCAAAGAGCGGGCGTATATGAGTCTGGATAGGGATGGTAATCTGTCTTTATTCGATGGTCCTCCTGTACAAGACAAAGTGATCAAGACATTCTTTCAACTGGACATCAACTCCATGGAGTCTTCCTTGCCTGATGATGCACTGAGACATTTGTACGACGGTATTCGTATTCAGGATATAGATGAGTATAACAGTGTGCTGTCAACTTTCAGCGATTATGCTCGTGAAGGATAA
- a CDS encoding alpha-glucuronidase family glycosyl hydrolase, with the protein MKSRGYQAWLTEDRWKEGARIEDARPLLGCVTASVNPKQVTGGVAIEELMNGIVSYTGIHPDLTVESGQPMIVLGARFATESMIQELKAHSIAEEGYAIRSGGEGAERYAVLYGGSEKGLLYAVYHFLRLLGTEAELENLSIAHTPRNALRMINQWDNMDGTVERGYSGGSIFYRENRILLASDRIRDYARLLASVGINAIAVNNVNVHHEETKLITDVFLPDVAKLASMFGRYGIRLFLSVNYAASMELGDLSTADPLDEGVRTWWRNKAAEIYRIIPDFGGFLVKADSENRPGPFTYGRDHADGANMLADALAPFGGLVLWRCFVYDCHQDWRDRSTDRARAAYDHFRPLDGRFRDNVILQVKNGPMDFQVREPVSPLFGAMEHTNQMMEFQIAQEYTGQQRDVCFLVPQWKQALDFDTYLKGPGSTVKRIAAGELHPYRHSGITGVSNIGNDDNWTGHHLAQANLFGFGRLAWDPELTAEEIANEWSLLTFGCEGRIAAVVTELLLQSWSIYESYTAPLGVGWMMQPHHHYAVDVDGYEYSKWGTYHFADCHGIGVNRTLSTGTGYTAQYAPVNGRRYESLDTCPDELLLFFHHVPYTHKLKSGKTVIQHIYDTHFEGVERVEVWINRWQELKNEMDPVRFEQIAERLGWQENNAKQWRDVINTYFYRKSGIPDAQGRHIY; encoded by the coding sequence TTGAAATCACGAGGTTATCAGGCTTGGTTAACAGAAGATCGATGGAAGGAAGGAGCGCGGATCGAAGACGCTCGGCCCTTACTAGGATGTGTTACCGCAAGTGTAAATCCCAAACAGGTAACGGGAGGCGTGGCAATTGAGGAACTTATGAACGGAATTGTGTCATACACGGGTATTCATCCCGATTTGACGGTAGAATCCGGTCAGCCGATGATTGTGCTTGGAGCGCGGTTTGCCACGGAATCCATGATACAAGAGTTGAAAGCGCATTCGATTGCAGAGGAAGGATATGCCATACGATCTGGTGGTGAAGGAGCCGAACGGTATGCGGTGCTCTATGGAGGTTCCGAAAAGGGGCTTCTGTACGCTGTGTATCATTTCTTGCGGCTGCTCGGCACCGAGGCGGAACTGGAAAATCTGAGCATTGCGCATACGCCGCGAAATGCCTTACGCATGATCAACCAGTGGGACAACATGGACGGAACCGTGGAACGCGGCTATTCCGGAGGCTCCATTTTCTATCGCGAGAACCGTATTCTTCTGGCATCCGACCGGATACGTGATTATGCCAGGCTGCTGGCTTCCGTAGGCATCAATGCCATTGCCGTCAACAATGTCAATGTTCATCATGAGGAAACGAAGCTGATTACCGATGTTTTTTTGCCGGATGTGGCTAAGCTCGCAAGCATGTTCGGACGGTATGGCATTCGTTTGTTTCTGAGCGTGAATTATGCAGCCTCGATGGAACTGGGGGACCTGTCAACCGCCGACCCACTGGATGAAGGAGTACGAACATGGTGGCGTAACAAAGCGGCGGAGATCTACCGGATTATTCCCGATTTTGGCGGTTTTCTGGTTAAGGCGGATTCCGAGAACCGCCCAGGCCCGTTCACCTACGGTCGTGACCATGCCGACGGAGCGAATATGCTGGCAGATGCCTTAGCGCCTTTCGGGGGCCTTGTACTGTGGAGATGTTTCGTCTACGACTGTCATCAGGACTGGAGGGACCGCTCCACAGACCGGGCGAGAGCAGCATATGATCATTTCCGTCCACTGGACGGCCGCTTCAGGGATAACGTTATTTTGCAAGTCAAGAACGGACCGATGGATTTTCAGGTAAGGGAGCCCGTATCTCCCCTGTTCGGTGCCATGGAGCATACCAATCAAATGATGGAATTCCAAATCGCGCAGGAATATACCGGACAGCAGCGGGATGTATGCTTCCTTGTGCCGCAATGGAAACAAGCATTGGACTTTGATACTTATTTGAAAGGACCGGGCAGCACCGTGAAACGAATCGCCGCCGGCGAGCTCCATCCTTATCGTCACAGCGGAATTACCGGCGTTTCTAACATTGGCAATGACGACAATTGGACCGGTCATCACCTGGCGCAGGCCAACCTATTCGGATTTGGACGGTTGGCTTGGGATCCGGAATTGACGGCGGAAGAAATCGCTAATGAATGGAGCTTGCTGACCTTTGGCTGCGAGGGACGTATTGCTGCAGTGGTAACGGAGCTGCTGCTGCAATCCTGGTCTATTTATGAGAGCTACACGGCTCCACTCGGCGTAGGCTGGATGATGCAGCCACACCACCACTATGCCGTCGATGTGGACGGATATGAGTATTCCAAATGGGGAACCTATCATTTTGCCGACTGCCATGGAATCGGCGTGAACCGGACGCTTTCCACGGGAACCGGTTATACCGCGCAATATGCTCCCGTAAATGGGAGACGTTATGAATCGCTAGATACCTGTCCTGACGAACTGCTCCTATTTTTTCACCATGTCCCCTACACTCATAAGTTGAAATCGGGCAAAACGGTAATCCAGCATATTTATGACACCCATTTCGAAGGGGTGGAGAGGGTTGAGGTATGGATCAACCGCTGGCAGGAGTTGAAAAATGAGATGGACCCCGTGCGGTTCGAACAAATCGCGGAACGGCTGGGTTGGCAAGAGAACAATGCGAAGCAGTGGCGGGATGTCATCAATACATACTTTTATCGAAAATCGGGAATACCGGACGCTCAAGGCCGTCACATTTATTAA
- the ruvB gene encoding Holliday junction branch migration DNA helicase RuvB — protein MDDRIISANLMMDDQAVELSLRPRYLNEYIGQNQIKENLKIYIEAAKMRNEALDHVLLYGPPGLGKTTLANIIANELGVNLRTTSGPAIERPGDLAALLTNLQEGDVLFIDEIHRLHRTVEEVLYPAMEDFALDIMIGKGPSARSVRLDLPPFTLIGATTRAGLLSAPLRDRFGVVSRLEFYTVDELSYIVSRGADIFGIEIVGDAAEEIALRSRGTPRIANRLLKRVRDYAQVRGDGMITPTIAEESLKMLQVDPRGLDQIDYKMLTAMINSFRGGPVGLDTIAATIGEESQTIEDVYEPYLLQIGFLQRTPRGRMVTAAAYQHLGLPMPEIR, from the coding sequence ATGGATGACCGTATTATCTCGGCTAATCTAATGATGGATGACCAGGCGGTGGAGCTCAGTCTTCGCCCCCGGTATTTAAATGAATATATTGGACAGAACCAGATCAAGGAAAATTTGAAGATTTACATCGAGGCCGCAAAAATGCGGAACGAGGCTTTAGACCATGTGCTGCTGTATGGACCTCCGGGGCTTGGCAAAACAACGCTGGCTAATATTATTGCAAATGAGCTTGGGGTGAATCTGCGCACTACATCCGGTCCTGCCATTGAACGGCCTGGTGATCTGGCAGCGCTTCTGACCAATCTGCAGGAAGGCGATGTGCTGTTTATAGATGAAATTCATCGGCTGCACCGGACTGTGGAGGAGGTGCTGTATCCGGCGATGGAGGACTTTGCGCTGGATATTATGATTGGCAAAGGCCCGAGTGCTCGCTCAGTGCGCCTGGATCTGCCTCCATTTACGTTGATTGGGGCTACGACCCGTGCCGGGCTTTTGTCTGCTCCGCTTCGCGACCGTTTCGGCGTCGTCAGCCGTCTCGAGTTTTATACGGTAGATGAGCTCAGCTATATCGTATCGCGAGGAGCTGATATTTTTGGCATTGAAATCGTGGGGGATGCTGCCGAAGAGATTGCCCTGCGTTCCAGAGGGACTCCTCGTATTGCTAACCGTTTGCTGAAACGGGTACGTGATTATGCCCAGGTTCGCGGTGACGGGATGATTACGCCGACCATCGCGGAGGAATCGCTGAAGATGCTTCAGGTGGATCCGCGTGGATTGGATCAGATCGATTATAAAATGCTCACGGCGATGATCAACAGCTTTAGAGGCGGGCCCGTTGGACTGGATACCATTGCGGCTACCATAGGGGAAGAAAGCCAGACCATCGAGGATGTGTATGAGCCATATTTGCTGCAGATCGGGTTTCTGCAGCGGACTCCACGCGGCAGAATGGTTACGGCTGCGGCATATCAGCATTTGGGATTGCCGATGCCGGAAATCCGCTGA
- the ruvC gene encoding crossover junction endodeoxyribonuclease RuvC has translation MRILGIDPGIAIVGFGFIDKVGSKVTPVQYGCIQTEAHTPDEERLLHVYEAMLQLIDKYKPDSVAFEKLFFNRNVTTAMSVSQARGVLILAATQRGLPIGEYTPMQVKQAVVGYGKAEKKQVQEMVRMFLRLQVVPKPDDVADALAVAICHAHSYTLNSKINEVLRK, from the coding sequence TTGCGTATTTTAGGAATTGACCCGGGAATTGCGATTGTCGGCTTTGGATTTATCGATAAGGTCGGCAGCAAAGTGACTCCGGTACAATATGGTTGTATTCAGACGGAAGCACATACACCCGATGAAGAGAGGCTGCTGCATGTATATGAAGCCATGCTACAGCTCATTGACAAATATAAACCGGACAGCGTTGCTTTTGAAAAGCTGTTCTTCAACCGGAACGTAACGACCGCGATGTCGGTCAGCCAGGCACGTGGGGTTCTGATTTTGGCTGCAACGCAGCGCGGCTTGCCTATAGGTGAATATACACCAATGCAGGTTAAGCAGGCTGTTGTAGGCTACGGCAAAGCCGAGAAGAAGCAGGTTCAGGAAATGGTACGGATGTTCTTGCGGCTGCAGGTTGTGCCTAAACCCGATGATGTGGCGGATGCCCTGGCGGTGGCGATTTGCCATGCCCATTCGTATACTTTAAATTCCAAGATAAATGAGGTATTGCGAAAATGA
- a CDS encoding Gfo/Idh/MocA family protein, producing MSTQALSVVIVGYGGMGSYHAKLILDNKRLKVTGTYDVLASRQEASREDGYPAYESYEGVLNDPAVDVILIATPNDVHKELVITALQHGKHVICEKPVTMYVKDFEEMMAVAEKAGRVLMVHQNRRWDEDFRIIKEMYDKKTIGDLFQIESRVHGANGIPGDWRHLEAYGGGMLLDWGVHLLDQFVFMIDSKITSVTSRLSFILGDEVDDGFDAVLEFENGVTAMVEVGTTNFITLPRWYVKGTEGTAVIEDWSLTGRSVVQNHEVGKIEPKPIKAGVGLTKTMAPPSEEATLTEALPKAFEHESSFYDNFADVVEGTAAPIVKNGEVLRVLNLIENVFKAARTREVIKDFDMYEPKN from the coding sequence ATGAGCACACAAGCACTTTCTGTAGTCATTGTAGGATATGGCGGTATGGGCAGCTACCATGCCAAACTAATTTTGGACAACAAACGTCTGAAGGTCACAGGTACTTATGATGTACTGGCCTCACGCCAGGAAGCCTCGCGAGAAGATGGATATCCAGCATACGAAAGTTATGAAGGTGTATTAAATGATCCGGCGGTCGATGTCATTTTGATTGCTACACCAAACGACGTTCATAAAGAACTGGTTATTACTGCGTTGCAACATGGAAAGCATGTCATCTGTGAGAAGCCGGTTACGATGTATGTGAAGGATTTTGAAGAAATGATGGCTGTTGCAGAGAAAGCGGGACGCGTACTGATGGTTCATCAAAACCGCCGCTGGGACGAGGACTTCCGAATTATTAAAGAGATGTATGACAAGAAAACGATCGGCGATCTGTTCCAGATTGAATCCAGAGTACACGGAGCCAACGGTATTCCGGGGGACTGGCGGCATCTGGAAGCTTACGGTGGCGGCATGTTGCTGGATTGGGGTGTCCATCTCCTGGACCAGTTCGTATTCATGATCGACAGCAAAATTACAAGCGTAACCAGCCGTCTCAGCTTTATTTTGGGCGACGAAGTTGATGACGGATTTGATGCCGTTCTGGAATTTGAAAACGGTGTGACTGCCATGGTTGAAGTAGGCACTACCAATTTCATTACACTTCCGCGCTGGTATGTAAAAGGAACAGAAGGGACCGCAGTCATTGAGGATTGGTCGCTGACCGGACGTTCCGTCGTTCAGAACCACGAAGTGGGCAAAATCGAACCGAAGCCGATCAAAGCCGGTGTTGGATTGACCAAAACGATGGCTCCTCCATCCGAAGAGGCGACTCTGACAGAAGCTCTGCCTAAAGCGTTCGAACACGAGAGCAGCTTTTATGATAACTTTGCAGACGTTGTAGAAGGCACTGCGGCACCGATTGTTAAAAACGGCGAAGTTCTGCGCGTTCTGAATTTGATTGAAAATGTGTTTAAAGCGGCCCGTACCCGCGAAGTGATCAAAGATTTCGATATGTATGAGCCAAAAAATTAA
- a CDS encoding Nif3-like dinuclear metal center hexameric protein: MKTTVQMVMDALIEPVGRLEQTVDTLKFGDPSTEVTGIVTSFMPTRHVIEQALERKANLVIAHEGLFFSHHDDEAEGRADMIHLAKKRFIEESKVAIFRFHDYWHRYKPDGITEGLIRELAWEPYVSEHQPSASLLNIPSLPLKDIAEHVKQRLGVSYVRIIGDLDMTFSRIGMLAGYRGSGSLAIPLFEREHADLVIYGEGQEWETPEYVREAVRQGSPKALMILGHAESEEPGMKALAIRLRAMFPDIPVHYIKEDPLFQLF; this comes from the coding sequence ATGAAGACAACGGTGCAAATGGTCATGGATGCGCTGATTGAACCAGTCGGCAGGTTGGAGCAAACGGTAGACACCTTGAAATTCGGCGATCCGTCCACGGAGGTCACGGGTATCGTGACTTCTTTCATGCCCACCCGGCATGTGATCGAACAAGCGCTGGAGCGTAAGGCCAACCTGGTCATTGCGCATGAAGGACTGTTTTTTTCGCATCACGATGATGAAGCAGAGGGAAGAGCTGACATGATCCATCTGGCGAAGAAGCGGTTCATAGAAGAATCGAAGGTTGCGATATTCCGCTTTCATGACTATTGGCATCGCTACAAACCGGATGGCATCACGGAGGGCTTGATCCGTGAGCTTGCCTGGGAGCCCTATGTTAGCGAGCATCAACCTTCGGCTTCTCTCCTAAACATCCCTTCCCTCCCGCTTAAGGACATTGCAGAACATGTTAAGCAGAGACTTGGCGTTTCCTATGTACGTATCATTGGGGATCTGGACATGACCTTCAGCAGGATTGGCATGTTGGCGGGATACCGGGGCAGCGGTTCCCTCGCGATTCCTTTATTCGAAAGGGAACATGCAGATTTGGTGATTTATGGAGAGGGACAGGAATGGGAGACACCGGAGTATGTAAGGGAGGCGGTTCGCCAAGGAAGCCCCAAAGCGCTTATGATACTGGGTCACGCCGAGAGCGAGGAGCCCGGCATGAAAGCGTTGGCGATCAGATTAAGAGCGATGTTTCCGGATATTCCCGTGCACTATATCAAGGAAGATCCGCTGTTCCAGCTGTTTTGA
- a CDS encoding LysR family transcriptional regulator, which produces MDFRLLEYFMAVCEELHFTKAAVKLGISQPTLSQQIRLLEERVGTPLFRRIGKRNFLTEAGQTLREHTQNIFHELEQAQTEINELKGMARGKLRIGCSGNHLLTQTLISFHQKAPGISISVHELATEETKNGLLENKLDLGVVFLPLDDEHLVSMELYNEELSLAVSTLHRLAWNESVMLKELVQEPLVLFPEKFLVRQMIDAYSKQAGIRLQPIIELSTMDSMLQLVRLSVGATILPKSYLKSMIHSDLHIIPIVNPVLQKKVGLVYRKQKFMNASMLAFIRELTQTFNPSDPVGNSLS; this is translated from the coding sequence ATGGACTTTCGTCTGCTTGAATATTTTATGGCAGTCTGTGAGGAACTTCATTTTACCAAGGCCGCTGTAAAGCTTGGAATCAGTCAGCCTACGCTCAGTCAGCAAATACGGTTGTTAGAAGAAAGAGTGGGTACGCCACTGTTCCGCCGCATTGGTAAACGCAATTTTCTTACGGAAGCGGGGCAGACGTTAAGGGAGCATACGCAAAATATTTTTCATGAGCTTGAGCAAGCGCAGACCGAGATTAATGAGCTTAAAGGAATGGCCCGCGGGAAACTGAGGATCGGATGCTCGGGCAATCATCTGCTGACGCAAACCCTGATTTCTTTTCATCAAAAGGCGCCTGGAATCTCCATCTCGGTGCATGAGCTCGCGACAGAAGAGACCAAAAATGGTCTGCTGGAGAATAAACTGGATCTTGGAGTGGTTTTTTTGCCATTGGATGATGAACACCTGGTCAGCATGGAGCTGTACAACGAGGAGCTTAGTCTCGCGGTTTCCACCTTGCACCGGCTTGCCTGGAATGAATCGGTCATGCTGAAGGAGCTCGTTCAGGAGCCTCTCGTATTGTTTCCGGAAAAGTTTCTGGTACGGCAAATGATCGACGCCTACAGTAAACAAGCAGGCATTCGCCTGCAGCCGATCATCGAGCTGTCTACCATGGACTCCATGCTGCAGCTGGTCCGTCTCAGTGTGGGGGCCACGATTCTGCCCAAATCCTATTTGAAATCCATGATTCACTCGGATCTTCATATCATCCCCATCGTTAACCCGGTGCTTCAGAAAAAGGTCGGCCTTGTCTACCGCAAGCAGAAGTTTATGAACGCTTCGATGCTTGCTTTTATCCGTGAACTCACGCAAACCTTTAATCCGTCCGATCCTGTCGGAAATTCGCTGTCGTAA
- a CDS encoding branched-chain amino acid aminotransferase: MNEEIKVQLTTKPAEKPDSKNLSFGKYFTDHMFIMDYHKDMGWYDPRIVPYAPIVIDPAAMVFHYGQAVFEGMKAYLTDSGKVLLFRPDQNMKRLNRSNDRLGIPEIDEDFVIQAIKKLIEVDKSWIPTEKGNSLYVRPFIIATEPCLGVRSSYTYQLMVILSPVGAYYSSGLEPVKINVESSYTRAVRGGIGFAKAAGNYAASIKAQENAKKEGYSQVLWLDAIEKKYIEEVGSMNIFFKIGGKVITPAINGSILEGVTRSSVLSLLQEWGVPVEERKLSIEEIYDAYKQGELEEVFGTGTAAVISPVGELHWNEHTMEVNNSEIGELSQKLYDTITGLQSGSLPDTKNWTVTF; encoded by the coding sequence ATGAACGAGGAGATCAAAGTTCAGTTAACCACCAAGCCGGCCGAGAAACCAGACAGCAAAAATCTCAGCTTCGGCAAGTATTTTACGGACCATATGTTCATTATGGATTATCACAAGGATATGGGCTGGTATGATCCACGAATTGTCCCTTATGCACCGATCGTTATTGACCCGGCAGCGATGGTATTCCACTACGGCCAGGCGGTTTTCGAAGGCATGAAAGCTTATTTGACGGATTCCGGGAAGGTTCTGCTATTCAGACCCGACCAAAACATGAAGCGTCTCAATCGTTCCAATGATCGTCTGGGCATTCCGGAGATCGATGAGGATTTTGTCATTCAAGCCATCAAAAAATTGATTGAAGTAGATAAAAGCTGGATTCCGACAGAAAAGGGAAATTCGCTGTATGTCCGTCCATTTATTATCGCGACTGAGCCTTGCCTTGGAGTGCGTTCCTCTTACACCTACCAATTGATGGTCATCCTTTCGCCGGTTGGCGCCTATTATTCCAGCGGCCTTGAGCCCGTCAAAATCAATGTGGAAAGCTCCTATACCCGCGCCGTTCGCGGCGGAATCGGCTTTGCGAAAGCGGCAGGCAACTATGCGGCAAGCATCAAGGCCCAGGAAAACGCAAAAAAAGAAGGATACTCTCAGGTTCTGTGGCTGGATGCCATTGAAAAGAAATACATCGAAGAAGTCGGCAGCATGAACATTTTCTTCAAAATCGGCGGCAAGGTCATTACTCCTGCCATTAACGGCAGCATCCTTGAAGGCGTAACCCGCAGCTCTGTGCTTTCCCTTCTTCAGGAGTGGGGAGTCCCTGTGGAGGAGCGCAAGCTTTCCATTGAAGAAATCTATGATGCCTATAAACAAGGCGAGCTCGAAGAAGTCTTTGGCACCGGAACGGCAGCGGTCATTTCGCCGGTCGGCGAGCTGCACTGGAATGAGCATACGATGGAGGTCAATAACAGCGAAATCGGCGAACTGTCACAGAAGCTGTATGATACCATTACGGGCCTTCAATCCGGCAGCCTGCCAGACACAAAAAACTGGACCGTTACTTTTTAA